DNA from Eucalyptus grandis isolate ANBG69807.140 chromosome 5, ASM1654582v1, whole genome shotgun sequence:
ctttagatagtttaattattctttattaatttcgaatttcaataaaaaaatcaaaaaaatattaggtacatgttagttaatttgcataataggttcaactagaatttgtttattaataaaataatgtcatatctagaacttaagtacttaggtccatacacatttcatattaaagcaacccacctagatatttttagattaagtcaattttcatttagtaaaacaaaagaaaaaaaatgttgtgcATGCAATATGAtttatagtttatttttttaataaaaaggaaaatgttaaaagatgatcattgcaccattaagttactttcttttcaataaaaacgttatgtcattaaaaaaagaaagaaacacaaaaagatcatttccttagttagctaataggttaattcatatcatcattatttagcataggttgcatatatgcattaaaaaataaatcattattaaaaaaaataataaaggagcatgcatgtagaaataccatgtcattcatcccatattaCGTAGtacatgcatatttagaattatataaattagattgcatacatatagtgataagtttaagtcataccatataaattgcatctcgcatgtcattaaaataaaattcatgcatattaagtttaaattaagattgcatataattaacatttttaaaagaaaaaagaaaaattaggtgtcatgtcatttagaaatcatgtttagagcatgcatttttattagcatttttattgaatgttactttattgattgtgcacctgcatgaccaccatttgcatgttagtagcttaagttaaaattaatcaatattgcctgcaaaatatttttgaaattaaaataaaaggtaccgaaagggcgttagactaatctagcgtaatcatgtccccagACCTACTAAATTtctggttcgcaaaagtaaagtattttcccatactttacttgggtttctaaccaaccctaattggttagtggcggctccaaattgaatataattgcatatttaaatagattaatttcaagtcgTGATTGGTAGGATTTGGGCGGGTCCAAGGCAAGTCTTcgaacttagtaatccattaacctaaactttaggattgtcCTGAAAagtttaggtcgcgacaattgattaaaagtaattttagatattatatatcatcCCTAAGTATATAATATCGGGGGTTACGATATCGCCTgatacaaacaagaaaaaatatttaaatattttggataTAAATGACAAGCATATTCTATTTGTCTAGCCACTTGACTCTGTAATGGATCGCTATTTCCATAGGTTCTTATAACTAAATATATGGTGAACATGAAAAATTGAGGTACTGACAAAGTGATAACTAAATATGGAACATAATAGGTATGTATGAATTACTGTAAATGCTGtgcaatttcaacaaattgcttaagactccatgtttttttttttcatttattttagtaatgttaaggaaataggcattttttttttcaaaagggaaaaaaaatcatacaatgACAAGGTACAAATTAGGTCGCATTCTCATGCATGCCGTGATTGACTGCTCATGTGTAGTCATAATTGTATAGTGGTCCTCGTAAATGGcatctcatattttcttccaCAAAAGAAACAAACTTGAAAGACCTGTGAGAAGACTTTTGCCCATCTTTTATATGGATGATTAAGAAGTTTCTAACGATATACATcataattattgattaaaagtaattttagatattatatatcatcCCTAAGTATATAATATCAGGGTTTACGATAAGTTAGGAGTGAGTATAAATCTCTCAAGAATTATAGAAACTCCGACAGATGAGGAACGCATCGTGGCATAAACATGGCTTTAAGAGATGGTCTTAGATTAAAAGTAGCCAATAATGTTATCTATTTACACGGATGTTTTGGCCCTACTTGCAGAGGAACAACATCTGCAGtttgtcatttatttttctgttccagaTGTTAATAAAGACCTTTTTATATGTAGAGTCTGCTAGGAGTACATATACttaacactatgaaacttgacTTGTTTTGTTTAATGTAGTTATGTTATTTACCCCAAAAACGGgggagaatttttatttttatttttttattttcagtaaATAGGTATTCATTCTTTACTCCGGTCTAACTATTCGGCGTCCACTATCACATCAAAAGTAAATATCAATGTAGGAAAATTACATTCTCATTATTCGCTCCCATTTTATAATGACACTAGCGTTTTAGTATGCATGATGGCAGGTTACTTGAAATAGCATTTGTCGCAACATTTGTCAAAGAGAGCTAATGGATTATGAAGCAAGCAAAAATAGTTACATACATTTGTTGTGATGGCTGGTTACGTTCAATGTATGTAACCACAATTCACctattcaattgaaattcaatccAACCACAAGCCTAAAAAGTTAATCACATACCAATGTATTTGCATGAATCATGAAATTCAACCTCAAGTTATCTCCATCaatttccttcaatttcatgCCTAAACAGAGACCCTCAATGAATTTTAGCATGCATTGCTGGCAATTAACAGGACGAGCAACCTTTAAACACGCTCGGAAGGCAATAAGATGAATAATACGTTAATCCTTGATCACAAATGAATGAGAAAGTATAAACAAACCAAGCCAAACACACTCAAAGTAATAGTCAAATAGCATTTTCCAGCAATGTCCAACATTCAAAATTGGCAAATTGCCTATGCCAATGAACTGTGAACGTGTGGTAACTAGATAGATAATCAATCGTACATTGGCACTACATTATGGACAATCGATAGAACAATCAGACTAAGCCGAAACCATTCTAATTCATGCCCGAATACTAACACCAAGCAACATTCAGAATTGAGCACTAACACCAAGCAATATTCAAAATTGATTCAGGGGCATTCACGACTGAAATTCGTGATTATTTGGTGATAACTTGACATGAAATTGATGCCATATCTTCCTGCAATTCTATGTGAGTTCACATGATCAAATCAACAACTAATTGAACGACGCCTGAATTTCGCCAATGATTTAAAATACATTTATTAAGACGATTAATACACAAATTGGGAACATTATGATGTTGATACCTAGGGCCCAACATTAGCAGTCAAATCTGACGTTTGCAGTAAGGcccaattgaattttttggCCCGATAAGCATAATTTCGCGACACGCCAGCTCcccctcgccggccaccactTCCCTCACCTTCAAAATCCGGCCACTACGTCACCGTCCAACCTCCCTCCACTCTCTGGCAAACGTAACCTCCACCATTTCTGgtttccatcttcatcttttccTCCTCCATTCTCTCCGCCCATTGTTTGCGTAACCAGTCACAGTACATCAAGTCTCACCTCCACGATCATACTCCGCTCGTCTCTATTCTTGGTTGCTACCATCACCTCCTTCAATTCTCATTCACTCTCTCTTCACCAGTTCCAATTCTCTGCCTTGCCACTAGGGGGGCCTCCTTCTTCTGATCCATTCGTCAATCACGTCCAGTCACTGCTCTCACTCAAGGTAAACTCTCATACTCTGTTTTCGTGAGGCATAGATAGAGAGCCTTCGCCTCCAGCAGAGTGAAAACCGGTCGCGTTCATCTCGAATCTCTCGATGACCTTTTAGGGGTGATGTGTTGCCTATTTTGATCTGGCCGTTACTCCTTCCCTATCATTTGTGCATCTAGAGTGTTTCCCTCCGTGTTTGAACCGAGAACCTTCAAGAGTGTTCGTTTGATTACCTTCTTCAACACGGGTCCATCTTATTGCTGGTCTATACTTCGACTGTTGGCTTCATTGCTAAATTTGAGTTTGGACTTGAGGGATTTATGTTAAACACTCTTGCTTGTACCGGTTGCATACATTCGTGTCGATTCAGGAAGGCCATTAAGCGTGTGATTTCGCTGGTTTTTCAGTCTGTATTTTGAGGTGTTTGTTCCTTATGACGTGAACAAGAAGGTCAGAATTGGTTCTGCTTTTGAATGAGGATTATTTTTGGCCTCGTTCTTGTGTCTTCACATCTAATAGCTTACCTCCTGTGATCGTTCTTCCAGTTAAATTCAAATGAACAACATTATAATAAGAGGAATATCGTAtgctctatcttttcttatttcttgtaCAAACtgaacacaaaaaatattacgTTACTCATGAGTGTCATATAAATATCTGACTACATGTGCAATTCCTTATTATTTAGTGCCTTCTCGATCTGTTTTAtctgttgacacttaaattttaacAACTCAGTTAGTTGTTTATAGcatataaaaattagggatcaacCCCAATCCCTAGcaaaaatattagttaaattGCATATAATTTTTAGGAGCATTTATCATAGCTTAgttcatttattgcattaattgGACAAGAAATGAATAGGCCTCAGTGAATAATTTTGAGCCTAATCgatttaattgaattgaacCCACGGGAgctaaaaattggccaaaagcCCATTTGATCAAATAGCATGGGCGAAAATTCGGTGGACGTACAGATTTCTTCTCCACGAAAAGATCAGACAAATAAAgcaagaaggaaataaaataaagtaagaaaGATACAAGATACAAGCGTCCGCGCAAAGGAAATTGAAAAGGGCAAGAAAAGATTAGGAAAATAAGAGGTAAAGTTGCCCGTAGGGGCATAAATTTGGTGTTATTCTCTGGgcaatatagattttgaaagaAGCGGCAAACTAGCATAAAGAAAGAAATCTTTTCATACAAAggaaaggaataaaataaattcatctaaagaaaaggaaaacggGACAATAATGGGGAGAGGCTCTCTTTTGGTCTGACAAcacataaaaagaaataaaagacgagaggagggagaggaaaagCGAGTTATCTTCTTCATCGGCCGTGTGTCTCCACGACCACGACCGAGCTCTTCCGCCCTCGACGACGACCCGAGGCTGCTTTTCCTTGCTGCGAAGCTCTGTTAGCAACGCCGTTGCTCTCTGTACCACCGTCGCTGATCATGCAGTGGCAAACGCTGGCCGTCTCCGGTCCCTGAGTTTCCCCCGTGCTGAACCGTGATGTTTGCTGCTGTGGTGCTTCGTGGCTGTTCCTTAGCTCGCCGCCGCGTCACTTGACTGACACGACGTCATTGCTGCTGCTGTATCCGACGCCCGACGATGATTAGTTGCTTCACCAAGCTCTGCAAGCTGCCTTTTTGTTGCGTCCTCGTACTGTGAGTTACCGGACGACGAGGGTGCTGCCTAAACCAGTCCGTTGCCGCTCTATTGCTGATCGATCTTTACTGACGACGGCCACCCGAGATTCCAGAGTTGCTGTTCTCGCCATTGTCGGTTTTGCATCTTACTTGCCGAGCCTCTTCATGGTTCGAGAATTCTGTGTTTTTTAGTGATTCCAGGTGGCTATTCCTGCTGGTTTTGGGACTCGTTACTTGGTTCTTTGTTGCTGCACTCATCTCGTCCAACACTCTTGGAGTTCATGGGGTTTCTAGTGAGTTACTCTAATGGATTTTAGTCCCAACGAAGCGACACCACCGCGAGCACTAACCGCGAGAGCCATCGAGTTGTGTCAGCAATCCTTGCCAAGTTACCATCATCGAGCATCGCGAGCCACTGTCAAAAGACACCGCGGCATTCCTTCCTCGACTGAGAACTACAGCAAACCGAGCCATCACACTGAGCCAGCCACTAAGGCTTTGGTAACATTCCGATTTTTTACGTTAgtaaatttttctattatatggaataaaaaaagtggctaaagaatagatttgaagcaaaaacaaaaatagaaaaaaataaatttttgtatccaagaataatttttataataagtcttttttttttttttttgcttttcttcttcttcctctttaaaACTGGTCACTTGAGCCCCGCCGCCCGCTGCCCACCATCCGCTGGTCACCAGCACCCGCCATCGCTTGCCATTTGCTGTCCTCCATCGCCGCCCGGTGACGggctaaaggaggaagaagaagagaagaaaaaataatgaggTCATAAGCAGATAggcattaattttttaaaagagaaaaaaatggtcACACATCCACTGCGGACAAATGAGGTCACGTTTTTATGCATGTCGTGAATAATCGTTCATGTTCTGTCAAAATTGCGTAGTCGATACTCTTCAATAGCTTCTCatgtttttcaaagaaaagacaaaacttGAGAGGCCAGCCGACTGTCCTTTGCCGCACTTTCACGTTGGCGTGCAAGAGTCATTCTCCATTCCTAACCCTTGAatcatgagaaaaaagaaattgtaatcatcgattaaaaatatttacaaattttatataaaaatacgATACATTAGCTTCTCATTTCCCATATATTTATTCCACTGTCTAAAAGACTTTTTCAAAGTCATTTCAAACTTACCTTCCCCGGTCTAAAATACTTTTCCACggtcatttcaaaattggtTTCCCCGGCATTCTATATAAATATACCTCCTATACTAGAGAAACGATAaaccgaaacaaaaaaaatctgaatCTCTCGATCATGGACGCAAGAGCATCTTTTTACCGCCTCCTGCCTTTCCTAGTCCTCCTCGCAAGTAAGCACATTGTCATCATAATCTATCTATTTTCAACTATTACAAATTTCTACATTAACATTACCTACTTCCCAAACTAGAAAATAAGATCCtaagtttaattttttgttttttgggattCGGAAGTTAAAGTCCTGTGTTCAAATTTCCATCTTTGTTATGGAGATTCCCGAGCTGATAAACCACaggaggaaaaataattaatccgCGTACATCAATTTTATGGCTTGCATGCATGCTTGCAGGAGGAACCGGCGCAGCCACACTCAGCTTCACCAGCAAGTGCCCCTACACAGTCTGGCCCGGGACGCTCACCGGCGGGGGTGGCGGGCAGCTATCCTCAACCGGGTTCGAACTCGCCACGGGTGCAACCTTCTCAATCAATGACGTCCCGGACACGTGGACAGCTGGCCGGGTGTGGGGCCGAACGGGCTGCGCCACTGATGCCTCCGGCAAATTCGTATGCGCCACTGCCGACTGTGGGTCTGGCCAGGTGAGCTGCAATGGTGCAGGGGCGATCCCGCCGGCCACCTTGGCGGAGTTCACTCTCAAGGCACCGGGCTCTGGCGAGAACAGCATCTACGACGTCAGCCACGTGGACGGCTTCAACCTGCCCCTCTCTATAACCCCACAGGGCAGCGGCAGTGGGTGCACCACGATCAGCTGCGCAGCCAACATCAACTCCGTGTGCCCGTCAGAGCTGGCGGTGAAGGGGTCGGACGGGAGCATCGTGGCGTGCAAAAGCGCGTGCCTGGCGTTAAACCAGCCGCAGTACTGCTGCACTGGGGCGTACGGGACGCCAGCGACGTGCCCGCCGACGAACTACTCGAAGATTTTCAAGGACCAGTGCCCTCAAGCTTACAGCTACGCTTACGACGACACGAGCAGCACTTTTAATTGCACGGGTGGGGCTAGTTACCTCATCACATTCTGTCCGTGATatattctctcttcttttgaacTTGGATGGACCATTTTCCTCTCCGAGGTGAAAATAAGAGGTCCATGGGTGGTCTCGGTTGGCCTAAAGCTATTTGTACCCTCATCACTGGATTGAGGGATCATGCGAGTAGTTTCATTTTCCACTAGGAAAATTAAATGTAATCTGCCGAGAGAATAATGGATTATACAAAATAAACAATGTATTcgatataatatttaaatatcaaatcacattttcatttaagagcttaaacttttagaataattggcaGTGATCCCATTAAATCTCACATTGAATCAGAGCTTGAActcttaaattcaaaattttttttacgTCTCATTTGCCTTCCCATTTAAATATGTTATCCGCTTAATACTATGGcaaaaaaaataccaaactaATCATGAGGAGGATGATAGAATATCTAAATATTAAACAACGTATTTATTTAATAGTTTAATGTTTTAAAACAGTTGGCAGTTATTCCATCACTATAATGTTATAGTAATTATTGTAAGAGGACGAAGCATATTCTTTGACTTAACTTTAATGGTTAATCGTTGATTCAAATTGATTAGTAAGTGATTGATACGAGGACGAAGCATATATTGAAAGTGAATCCAATTGTGTCTTTGGAATCAACATCATTCTTTGACTTCACTTTCATGCCCTTGTCAATTCGAATTGGTTCGGGTGGGTCCATAGAGAAAGAGATTCGAAAAATCATActaaaatttaatcaaatttcgggatttctttttcccttttccctttgcTCCTAAGAGAATCTTCTTCCCTAAAAGACAACTTTAGTTCTCATACCTAATATTTACTTAAGTACCATGATAGCTGTCAACATATAATTTTGTCTGTGTTTATCAAGAATACCATATAAATTTGAAGAACCCGGCAAAAAGATATAGTTGCCCGTAATTGATTTGGCTGGAACTAAAAAAAGGGCATACCATTTATAATTCAACTCAAGCACTCTATATATATTCCATCACCTCGAATATAAGAGACAACGACGAGCAAGACAAATCTCAAGCTTTTGATCATGGACGCAAGATAATCTTATATTTTCAAGAGGCAAAttctattttgactttgataTGGTTTTTTAGTAACAAGACAAATACTCACTACAACTTAGAATTTGAAGTCTTTTCATTTCCTAATTAACAAAGCATGTGTAGAACACTGAGATAAAAGATTATCCAAGTATGAAGCATGTACACTAAGTGACATGatattgtccttttttttttctgtagtaGAGCACGTATGTCTAGAAGAGCCTGAGGAGACTGTAATGCCATAGTTTTTATGGATTGCAATTTCTGGGGATATAAATTTGGGGCTTCTTATTAGCCACTCCATGGTCGACCAAAGGCAAAATGTCAAAGTCCTTTAAGCTCACTATTTTTCATTGGATGACCTCTCATTTTCACATGGCGTTATGGCATTATTATCTCCTTTGACTCTTCTATGATCTACGTGCTCTAATaacaaacacaaaaataaaaataataagacaAATAAAGGACAGTATCACGTCATTGTCATTAGCGTATATGCTTTATACTTGGGTCATTTTGATCTCGGTGTTTCATACCTACATTGTTGGCCTCGACCTTAGTAGCATAACTTCTTCCGGTTTTTAATCTAGTCTCGTAGGAAGAGAAATCAAGTAAGATGGGGAAGACGAGAAATGTGAGGATAAACTTCCAAAgtctagctttttttttttttttttttttcaatcacagCTTCTACTGCCTAAGAGAGTACTTATGAGATCTTGAGTTTTAGTGTC
Protein-coding regions in this window:
- the LOC104444323 gene encoding thaumatin-like protein 1 — translated: MDARASFYRLLPFLVLLARGTGAATLSFTSKCPYTVWPGTLTGGGGGQLSSTGFELATGATFSINDVPDTWTAGRVWGRTGCATDASGKFVCATADCGSGQVSCNGAGAIPPATLAEFTLKAPGSGENSIYDVSHVDGFNLPLSITPQGSGSGCTTISCAANINSVCPSELAVKGSDGSIVACKSACLALNQPQYCCTGAYGTPATCPPTNYSKIFKDQCPQAYSYAYDDTSSTFNCTGGASYLITFCP